A genomic region of Deltaproteobacteria bacterium contains the following coding sequences:
- a CDS encoding 2-hydroxychromene-2-carboxylate isomerase translates to DKAGLDSAWSNLATQQPIKDTLRQKTAEAVECGVFGVPTFVVGDQLFWGQDRMDFVEAALRAADEVSK, encoded by the coding sequence TAGACAAAGCGGGACTCGATTCCGCGTGGAGCAATCTTGCAACGCAGCAGCCCATCAAAGATACTCTTCGCCAAAAGACGGCGGAAGCTGTAGAGTGCGGCGTATTTGGTGTGCCTACCTTTGTTGTTGGTGACCAACTTTTTTGGGGACAAGATAGAATGGACTTTGTTGAAGCGGCCCTTCGCGCTGCTGATGAGGTATCAAAATGA